A part of Winslowiella toletana genomic DNA contains:
- the nfsA gene encoding oxygen-insensitive NADPH nitroreductase has product MTPTIDLLRSHRSIRAFNEQPITDAQREAIIAAAQSASTSSFLQCSSIIRITDPELRQQLVELSGGQKYVAQAAEFWVFCADFHRHLQMCPDAQLGLAEQLLLGCVDTALMAQNALVAAESLGLGGVFIGGIRNNIAAVSELLDVPKHVLPLFGMCLGWPDQQPDVKPRMPAKMLVHENRYQPMDTSVLDEYDQQLLDYYQQRDSHQRTDTWSAHIQRTMIKESRPFILDFLHKQGWATR; this is encoded by the coding sequence ATGACGCCGACCATTGATTTATTGCGTTCACATCGCTCGATTCGTGCTTTTAACGAACAGCCGATTACCGATGCACAACGCGAGGCGATTATTGCCGCCGCGCAGTCGGCTTCGACCTCAAGTTTTTTACAGTGCTCGTCAATTATTCGCATTACCGATCCTGAACTGCGTCAGCAGCTGGTTGAGCTGAGCGGTGGCCAGAAGTATGTCGCGCAGGCGGCGGAGTTCTGGGTATTCTGCGCTGATTTTCATCGCCACCTGCAGATGTGTCCGGATGCACAGCTGGGGCTGGCGGAGCAACTGCTGCTGGGTTGTGTCGATACTGCCCTGATGGCGCAAAACGCGCTGGTCGCCGCCGAGTCGTTAGGGCTGGGCGGGGTATTTATCGGCGGCATCCGCAATAATATCGCGGCGGTCAGTGAGTTGCTTGACGTGCCAAAACATGTGCTGCCGCTGTTTGGCATGTGTCTCGGCTGGCCGGATCAGCAACCGGATGTGAAGCCACGCATGCCGGCTAAAATGCTGGTGCATGAAAACCGTTATCAGCCGATGGATACCAGCGTGCTGGATGAGTATGACCAGCAGTTGCTGGATTACTATCAGCAGCGTGACAGCCATCAGCGTACTGATACCTGGAGCGCGCATATTCAGCGCACCATGATTAAAGAGAGCCGCCCGTTTATTCTCGATTTCCTGCATAAACAGGGCTGGGCAACACGTTAA
- the rimK gene encoding 30S ribosomal protein S6--L-glutamate ligase gives MKIAILSRDGNLYSCKRLREAALARGHQIEIIDPLSCYMNINPASAALHYRGQPLGHFDAVIPRIGPATTFYGMAVLRQFEMCGSYPLNESVAITRARDKLRSLQLLARQGIDMPVTGFSHSPDDSRDLIDMVGGAPLVVKLVEGTQGIGVVLAETRQAAESVIEAFRGLNAHILVQEYIKEARGCDIRCLVIGDQVVGAIERQAKEGDFRSNLHRGGTARRVEISQREREMAVKAATTLGLDVAGVDILRAARGPLVMEVNASPGLEGIENITALDIASLMIEWIERHACPGFSLKTGG, from the coding sequence GTGAAAATTGCGATTCTATCCCGCGACGGTAATCTCTACTCCTGCAAACGCCTGCGCGAAGCTGCGCTGGCGCGCGGGCATCAGATCGAGATTATCGACCCGCTCTCCTGCTATATGAATATCAATCCGGCCTCAGCGGCACTGCACTATCGTGGTCAGCCGCTTGGCCACTTTGATGCGGTGATCCCACGGATTGGCCCGGCCACCACATTCTATGGCATGGCGGTGCTACGCCAGTTTGAAATGTGCGGCAGTTATCCGCTGAATGAGTCGGTGGCGATTACCCGCGCCCGTGACAAGTTGCGCTCGTTGCAGCTGCTGGCGCGGCAGGGGATTGATATGCCGGTCACCGGCTTTTCCCATTCGCCGGATGACAGCCGCGATTTAATCGATATGGTGGGCGGTGCGCCGCTGGTGGTTAAACTGGTGGAAGGAACGCAGGGGATTGGCGTGGTGCTGGCGGAAACCCGGCAGGCGGCGGAGAGCGTGATTGAAGCCTTTCGCGGCCTTAATGCCCATATCCTTGTGCAGGAGTATATTAAGGAAGCCCGGGGTTGCGATATCCGTTGCCTGGTGATTGGCGATCAGGTAGTGGGCGCCATTGAGCGGCAGGCGAAGGAGGGGGATTTCCGCTCCAATCTGCATCGCGGCGGCACTGCGCGGCGGGTGGAGATCAGCCAGCGCGAACGGGAAATGGCGGTTAAAGCCGCTACCACGCTGGGTCTGGATGTGGCTGGCGTCGATATTTTACGTGCTGCACGCGGGCCGTTAGTGATGGAAGTCAACGCGTCGCCGGGTCTGGAAGGGATTGAAAATATTACCGCGCTGGATATTGCCAGCCTGATGATTGAGTGGATTGAGCGCCATGCCTGCCCTGGCTTCAGTCTGAAAACCGGCGGTTAA
- a CDS encoding YbjN domain-containing protein: MDSLVVPDIDVLRRWLDQQSITWFECDACQALHLPHMQNFDGVFDAKLDLVDDVILFSALAEVKPTALIPLVADLSQINASSLTVKAFLDIQDDNLPKLIVCQSIAITAGVTIGQFSHFMKQSEEQISMVILEAFANNLLVVGEDDDRTSIVTRQSMLH, encoded by the coding sequence ATGGATTCACTCGTCGTTCCAGATATTGACGTGTTACGACGTTGGCTGGATCAGCAAAGTATCACCTGGTTTGAGTGCGATGCCTGCCAGGCGCTTCATCTGCCGCATATGCAAAATTTTGATGGCGTTTTCGATGCCAAGCTCGATCTGGTCGATGACGTTATTCTGTTTTCCGCGCTGGCTGAGGTGAAGCCCACCGCGCTGATCCCACTGGTGGCCGATCTGTCGCAGATCAATGCCAGTTCGCTGACGGTTAAAGCGTTCCTCGATATTCAGGATGATAATCTGCCAAAACTGATTGTCTGCCAGTCGATAGCGATCACCGCAGGTGTCACCATCGGTCAGTTTTCGCACTTTATGAAACAGAGCGAAGAGCAGATTTCGATGGTGATCCTCGAGGCGTTTGCCAACAATTTATTAGTGGTTGGCGAGGATGACGATCGCACGTCGATTGTCACGCGGCAGTCAATGTTGCACTAA